GAGTACCTCATTGTTGCCGTAATCAATGTAATGCACATAGGCCGTTGTTTCAGTGCAGCTAATAATCTTCGCTCTATACCATTGGTTGTCTAAAGATTTGGCCGCGCACAATAAATGTGCCTCCGGTTTCAGTTTTTGTCTAGGCTCAGCATAATATTGTGCGAGATCTTCCAATAGTTTAGCTTCGAGCTCGATGTCCGAGTATCGTTGCAACCAGATGCTGGCTGAATGTTCTGCATATGACACAGACACTTTCTGAGTCGAACTTATAATAGGCAGCGGACATATGGGCAATATCTTGTTATCCTCTTCTTCTGTATTTATTATTCCGTTGCCGGATAAATcgtacaattttacaaaaagccTATATAAAcggcaaatattaatattcaagaaaataagttTAAGAATAAGTTTTCTCGAaacttatttttgtataataaaataaaaattacctgTTATCTTCAACTTCTTTTACACGAATCAGTACCTCTTTTCCTTCAAATTCTTTCAATTGTTTGTCCAAGTCGGGAGATGCTGGCACATTGTACAGAGAGCATTCTAATGCTTGATTTTGCATAATCGCGAGGTCTCCAGGTAGCGCCAAAGCCttgaaattgttatatttttacagacatgaaataaatgattatataacaaatttctatttaaacaATACAGTGTATCGTAATCTAAAGTTGCAGCGTGATGTATGGTATCAACTTGCACCTATCAATAAGATCTGTGTAAAAGTTTTTGTAATATGACTAAATAAACTCACGCTATCTTGTATTTCATCATACGCCCCGGTATCAATAAGTTTTACATCAAACCTGGTAGACCGTGAACAGTCAATTATTACAGCTCGCCACCAAGTTCCATTTGCATTGATAAGACAACCCGCGCCAAGACACATCTCGTGGCTTGATAATCGCGGCATCACCTGACATTATCATAACTTCTTTTTATCAATACAATTTGCTTGTACTCATGCGATGAATCATACATACGGCAGGCTGAATCGTAAGCTATGTCAATGTGAAGTTGTTGTTAGAACaatgttacaattaattattgattatgcAGTTGTTAATACCATACATCGTGCAATGAAATTGAGacatcttatttaaaaattttaaatcttatttaaataatgttagcATGACGGAAATATATGATTCGATTCAGGttgaatgttataaatttagtaacatgattaatattaattttatgacatAATTAGTCGTTTACATTAACAAAACAtaaacgtttaaaatttataaataaattacacatttatgtattctaaaaaataatacatagtTCAATCCGcgattgtttaaacaatttatcacatataaaaGATGCtagaagataaattattacgatgACAAACTTATATTagtttatatttgttatatatgtgTTAGAAAATGGGATgctatatttttcagattttttataatatatataaataatatgatagcATATGAGACGCAGTCGCAGTAATGTAAATTACCCTAAATAATACCTCTGTATTTTTATCAGCCATATACTTGtcaacaatgttttcacactTGGAAGCTGACGGGTGCTGGACGTGAAACCGAAGTGTACTTTCTACATTAGAAACTCTCATTTTGAGAGTCTGACCACTCAACAGATTTATGTCCATTCTTTCTACTTCTGTTTCTGCAActaaaaatgttgtaatttaaatacaaatagaaaaatatcatatttttaatatttaatataaatatgcaatttttctcatcttaaaaaataccaccaaacaatttttattataaattacgatattgagtattaataaatttaaataattcttaccACAAGCTGTTTCGGTAAAAGTTTTTGTAGCAAAGGATGCAAGATTTTTTTGTACTAACATATCACTCACATTTTGTCCGTCGTGAGTTAATGAAACCGTGTAATTATTGTTACTAAAATCATAAAAGATACATTCGTACTTGTCagcattaaaacaattatcgAGTGCATCAGTGTCCATTTCGGACCAACTCAAGTTATTATTAGGTACAATATCTTTCAAGGAACACTGCACCGCCAGTTTAGGCAATTGCATGAATTTCTTCTCGACAGAATATATACTACGTTGACTCAGAATTGCGCAATTTCCAAAATCTATATATTGAACTACATATGCATCCACCTGTGCACGTGTAGTTTTCTGTTCAATGCTTACAACTTCTGCTCGATAAAGAGCCTTGTCTTCAGAAAACATTGCTATAACTGCTGAACCAACCTAAAACAAtcatttttccatttattcgTTCATTACACGTGTTATGGATACACTTTTTAAAATACGAAAGTAATAAACTTTGACAGAGTAGCGTAAATTACCTCTAATTTATGCGTTACAGGTTTCCTACCAGCGTATGTCTTTTGGATCTCATTCATCATTGCTTTAAATTCTGCTTCTTTAGTTAATATTTGACAGTAGAATTTATTAGGATTTATGAACCATGTAACGATTGCATCACATGTAAATTCAGGTTCGTAAGAAGTTACTTGCCACTTCGAATCAAAAGGAGCATAATCTGGAACTACTGGTATTTCCTGTGTCGTCACTTTAAGTGCTTTCTTATTTAATGCAGCTGTTTGTGTCAAGTCTACGCCCGCGCAAAATTCctcattaatataattattgttcggTTCACCTTCGATGATTTCGCGTAACAATACTTCGTATACTCCGTTCTCTTCATTGACAAATTCAACCTGTAACGATTTTCCTTCGACTTTTTCTGAGAAAATCGTATATTTGTTTTCGTTAGCGTTTATATTCGTCAGtccaaataatttacattgtatCGCTTGCATCGGTAGCTTTAGAAACTCgtcttgaataattttaattttcgtgaAATCAACTGATTCCATGTTTCCATAATCTATGAATTTTACAATCGCACTAGTCTCTTCTAGAGATTTGATTATTGCTCTATACCACTTAAGATCCACCGAATATTGAGCAATGCAACATACTCCACATTGTATCTGAGAAACTTGCATCGTTTCTCCGCCGTTCTCATAAAATGCAGCAATGTTTTCCACAATAACGTCCAGTTCCAAACAATCAGGATTtaactgaataaaaaagtcTGTCGGATCATTAATAAATACCACTTCGCAATTCTTCATGGTGCCAAgagtaatatttatagatgAAAATTGTGAGCCTGCATtagcaattaaattattctgtaacgttttattagtattatttgAATCCCATTCACAAGTATTTATCTGCAAATAATGATATGTATTCatgtaatatcaattaattaatattaatcattattaattactattactaATTTTACCtgattatatgaaacattGCTCGTATCACTCTTTTCACTCCTGAATTCATTATTACTCTTGTTGTAATCACCTGTattgaacaataatttattaaataattatgtttatattatacaaatataaattataaaatatcaagtgtATCTTAACGTTAATTACCattaaatttctcatttctaTAGATGGGCTTAGTTGGCTTTTTGTTATTCCAGTTTGGAGTTTGAAATTTATCTGTTTTGTTATCAAAACGGTTTCCTCCTCGATCATCATTAAAGCTACGATTAAAACCACTTTTCCCACGTTTAGTACCATCCTTTGAAGAATCTGAATCTTTGTCGCTAAGTGTCGATTTATCGGCAAAACTGTTATGATTGTACCTCCGTTCATTGCCACCAAATCGATTTCCACCATCTCGAGTGGTTCCTCTGGCACCtctattaaatgtatttgCTTCACCCTTATCGTATTTGTTATACGATCTCTCATTTCTATCTCTGCTGTACCTATTATTCACACCTTCGTCCTTAGAGAATCGATCGTTTTGCGGACTATCACGATGTGAATAATTGAGTTTTTCCCGTCTATTATTATCGTATTGTTTCTCTTGTGACCATTCATCTCTCCAGGTGTTCGGCTTGTTGTCTTGGAAAGACTTAGCATTTTGATTATGATTCCAAGAATCCGTGTTATTCTTCTTATTATATCTGTCTTTATTTTCACTGTAAGGAAACATGCAGttatgttgaaataattttattataaatggcACAAATAacaaagaagagagaaatatagtgatgcaaaaatattaagaacaaTTGAATAGTCTAAtgagaattatttatcaatcatTCTTATTGTCAGTATTATTACTTTGTACAATACAGTCTAAAAATTGTTACCATGGAATTTCTTCAAGCAACGTTTCTCAGTTATTACTAAAGTACAaatgataaaacaaatataacacAGAACAGTCTTTTTTCAACtgtactaaaaatttaaaaaagcattgCATTATTGTTACGTTTACCGtgttgtttatatttttcaattgaatataaaatcagGAAATTAATTGAATGAATTATGCACAATTATGCATGTCACAATAGATTgctttttacataattttataaataataatatttaatattgaatatttattacctTTGGAAATCATTCGTTGTTTTTATAGAATGTTGAACTTCTTCGTTTCGCGAGCTTATTGTAGAATCGTCAGTTTTATCACAGAATATATTGTTCAACAGTTGGGGATGAATGCTCCTCATTGTGTCAAATTCAAACAAATCCACTAATAGGCCATCGGGTTGTGCAGCAACTACTTTCATGTAAAAACGTTTCTCGAGTGTCAATTTTTCGAAATGAGTAGAAACGTCTTGATCTGATGAAAGCACCTCATAACCATTCAATGCACATTTCAAAGCTTGTGCCGGCAATTTCGTCACTAAATCGTCGTGAATGGCACGAATCGAAAGAATGGATAATACTTCCTCATTGCCATAATCAACATATACCACTTTCACTTGATCTCCAACAATATTAAGGATTTGCGCACGATACCTAAAAAAgattagtataattattaacttacAGAATAGCAATTAATAACAGAGAAATGTTGTTGCAAAACTTACCACTGTGATTCGTACAGAGCGGCACAGGGCAAGCCTGGTTTTAGTTgctcaatatttaaaacagcTGCGGTGTTAGCATACTGTGTCAAGCCAGCCATTATTGAGTCGAGGGACCTTATCCCATTTTCAAGTTGAACAAAGAATCTTTTACACGACTCCACGTAAGAGACATACACAATTTCCTGAATATCTTTCGATAATCGTCGTAATTGTGGATAGGAATGCGTTATCGGCATTGCAGCAGCTGGCGGTGGGAATGCTTTCTTCAGCATGTCCTTTATGTTAACATTGTTGTCGTACAAGTCACCATATTGAATTAACGGCGGTCCTTCTGGTGGACGGACATGTAGAACGAGTACTTTTCTGTGTACTAATTCTGTGAAGTACTGTTTCATTTCCTGTGTAACATTCAGTTCTTTTAGGCCGCTTAATGTAAACCTAATGGAAAGCACTTTGGGGTTAATGTACTCAGGTGGCAACTGGAAGATATCGGTATATGGTAGGACTTCTGTATGGCCAAAATCAACATAATACAATTTGCATTTATGTTCCATCACTGACATTACAACCGCCCGACATAGCACGCCGTCTCCTGTGTAGCGTCCCAAACAAACTGATCCTGGCAATGGTGGTTCTTGCAACGATTGCTTGGGACGGCTGTTTATTTCGTTCATAAGACGAGTCAGTACATCTTTCGTGCTTTCAACCTGCACGGAAAATTTTTGCGGGCCGTCTTCTACACACGATATTAACACTTCATGTTTGGAACCTATATCTAATACTCGAGATTTGAATACAAGTGCTTCTTGGACAGGCGATGACTGTGGTGGTGCTACCACTTGAGCAGCAGGTTTGTATTGATTTATGCCAGTGCAAAAGGtcttatgatatatattaGTATTGTGATTCATGTTTGGATTTTGTATTATTGGCATTGCAACATAATTATTCACATTTCCCTTGTTTTGTGGTTGGTATGGCATTGGCATTTGAGATTGCTGAGGTATTGGTATTTGAGGTTGCAGTACAAGATTTGgtctaaaaaaaatagacaaatatttaagtatcataacataaaaaaaaagaaagatgtaATCCTAAGAAATCTCTATAAGTTTACCTGAACATATCTTGTATGGAAGCTGGTAAAGCCATACGTTCTTTCACCAATAGTTCGCTAAAGTCTTCATTGTTGTACCACAATTTTATCAGGCAACGATTATTCATTGTATGAACCGATGTAGCTCTGTACTCATTGTAACATAGATTTCTTTTAATCGTCTCGATTATTCTATTTTCCCAAACGCAATTTATAGGCATCACATTAGCCAATATGAATTCTGCAGCTATTGCTGGAACAGTTTGCAGAGATTCTGAACCAGGTATATTCTCCATTAGATGGACATCATTTGGTGATAAAATCTCTATATTGCcataatcaataaattgaaCGACCATCATGTTATCCGGACGAATACTAAGTATTTTTGCTCGATAATATCCATCAGTTTGGAATCGAGCACAGCACAGTGAACCAATCAATCTATTGGCCTTGGAAGAAGAAACATATCCCTGATTGAAATGTTCTATTAGAGAATATATCTGACGCTCCACAAGAGCAGCATTCGATTTGTCCACTTGGCCCCAGATCTTCAAATATGTGTCGTCTGGTTCAACATGGGTGACGAAAATAACGAATTCGGAGGACGGCTGCATCATTTTGATCACTTTAATCTATGTGTTTAAGTCAAATCGTTTTTCCTTTTGTGTAATAGCTTTCTTTCTTGTATTTTTCGTCTTTGTTTGAACAATTCTCATCAATCTATaacatataacaaatattgatttacaaGGATCcgaattcttttttctaacCGTTACATCAATGAGACTAGATTATGCATTGCGACactaatgcaaatataatatgtaaatataatatgtaaatataatataatttatgccaTTCGAGCGTTGTGCaataagcaaatatttctattctgAATTGAGTTTACAACTATAAATCGTCTTCAATTCTATATATCTCATGTCCTTTGTTTCCATCTCAGGATGATATCACCTGTGCAGTATGAGATTGTAATATGAGATTTTGATTATAGCCGCGTTCTAATATGTACTGCCAGTACGAAAAGGTAacgtgaattataaatttcagtgGCAGTGAATATCAGAATGTAATCGTAAATTTACACTATtcctatatttatattctacatatttataattaacccATGAACGTATTTTTGTAGGTCATTCATCGAGTTTCTCAAGACATAAAAGTCGTAGAGAATTGTTGAATCAATCAATTTTGTCCTTGCTATCGACTTTCccgaaaatatttgtatacacATATGCGCATAACGAtaaaaacttttgaaaaaacATGAGACGAAACATGCAACATTCGAATGTTATAGCAGCATTGTTACCTGGAACTTAATACAGTTATTCCTGcgttgttttctttatttgagtTTTTTAGTGATTAACGAAGCTACTGCCACATCTCACTCTGCTTCGAAAATCACACCATTACTTACGGCGCTTATCTTTTGCTAACAGCACAAAACTAACGGCAAGATCcttcgaataaaaatttcttgtgTACACCGAACTCTACGTCCCATATACTGGAACGCTATATACTGTAGGCCGCAGGCTAACGAAGAGGGCAGCAGAATAGCtgtgtctcttttttttttttttggtagaTGCGTTGAGCCTCtgtctttgatattttttttgtatctgtatatatttatgcataaataaaaaaattccacaaataaaattattgcaaatcatGAATTCTATTCcacttgtttttaaattttatatattaaatttatttatacaatatatttcacaCATACTAGAATATCATCATGTCTTTTTTAGTCTTTTTAAGGATAAACTGTGtaaattattgaagaaaatgtatttttatttttatatataatacacaaaagAAGATAATTCGAATTCTTAACATCAAAGATTACaagttttattcaaaattagcGATTATTGATTACTGAGTATTGCACTCATTTTTCTCGCaagaataaatgttttttctttgttatacatttttacgcGTCCTTTTAAGACAtgaacacattttttattagaaattttaatgttttagaagaattataatatctttatcttattttacagaactaattattttcactAAAGCTATACTCTTGTTATACAATACAATGGCTCTTAAAGTTAAACttttaagtacattatttattaacaagttTATTATACTGTAAATTATAGATCTATCTTTCCAAACTATTGTAACTTTCaatgacaataaaattaatacttttttcaatttattaacttttagagagctatgttttttttaaattataaaacttttgttctaAGAAACAATCTACTGTTTAAGCTATTCAAAAAGTTTTCCAAGTTttgtctataaaaaataaattaaaaaaataaaaactttccaaaaaacCAAACATATGTTTAACATATAACTAGCTTCAAAACATAATGCTGATTTCCACATAATAACATCTtgcagtttttcttttttagaaaaGACTAATGATGATCATGATGATGAAATAAtgatcaatttaatataattgaacaatatttgtaatcaaaagagtattaaataatacctATTTAACTCGAAAGACTATATTGTGTACATCAATTTTCGTACTCTTGTAATTGAGCAATGCAGTTTGCTAGATTAATCAAGTTTGTACATTATCGCACTTTTAGCAAACGCAATATCTTATATTTGTGAGTAATACTATCTTATTGAGATGAAtagtagaataaaaaaacagaaaacatATCGAACATTCCTAAGCATGATCGGTGATAAGTTTGTGTTCAATATCTGTAGCTATGAGAAAGTAAGATGATCCGGAATGGTTGCATCCTCTGTATCCTCTTCAAATTCATTATTACTGTTTAAAGCGTTATAATCATTGTTTAAAGATAGATGTTCTCTCAGAACCAAAGAACGCATCTGTTCTAGAATCTGATGCAAAGAATCCGATCTCTGATCTATTCTATCGTTTAGAGGTGTAGCATCGCCACTTGTTGTCCCGCCTGCAGGTGTCTGTGGTGTGTTACTAGGTGGTATAGGAGTATTCGTGCCATCTCCTGTACCTGTAAGCATATGATGTTCTTCATTGACAAAAGATATTTAGCTAGAATCATATTTAGTGAAAATCATATGAGACATTTGTAATGAATTATgttgcttttattatattgcttCATACCCATACTATCGCTCGCAGGACTAGCTGGCCGCTCTGCACCCCTTATTTCTCTTACAATCTCCTCGTCTTGTACATTAAGTCGTAATCCGGCAACTCCTTTTCTTGgaacattatataaatctcTTTTAATCCTTCTTCGTCTAGAAGGATCATTTCTGCGCAATTGAAACATTGAACCAAAATCAGCGATGTAAAGGAATCCTGCTATCAGTAACTCGCAAGTCCTTTTTCCTTGTTTATATGCCGTTTCTAATTCGTTACTTGTACGTTGATCATATTGCCACCAACCTGTaagaatttgtttataaaagaGTGAAGTATgttctatattataataaaaatatcatttgcaaataaataaaaaaatattagaaaaattgaagaaaaattaggaaaaaatacaaaagaaagaaatgttaattgcaaaatataattttattaataaaataagtctAACTcagataatacattatatagcAAGTATCTcttcaatattaattgttatttaattaattcttttgtataacgtacttttaaaattaatgcatttacattttttcacaGAAGTATTATATGTGGTATTGTTCATACTTATGGAATGCTTtgttgtaattgtaataatcaTGCGCTATATAGCTTttgtaaaatgataaatgaataaatgtagttcaatgtaatattgaaatttaaaaataaaatagattttattttaattaaattggatAAATATATGTTGCAAGTATTATCGTACACCCGAGACACCCTTGCATGGGGCACTTTTTTCGTCACGTTTAATATTACGTTTGTAACGTGGATTGTTCTTTCTATattgacatttattttcaaagtcaATTATGTAAAGCATTCCACAGATCAAAAGTTCGCATCGCGCATTCCCTAGCTTGTAAATAGTCTCCAGATCATTGCTTGTCCTTGGATCATATTTCCACCAACCTAAGGAGGGGTAGGATATCAACTTACAGTGCACCCACatataaatagtttaaaagcATTTCCAAGCTAttgcaaatttgtaatatgtcATACACATAAATGTAATGTTGAAAGTGATCTCCATAAGCATTTACTATTAAAAGATGTGCATTTTAAAGAACAAAatgtaatctaaaataatactttaccATTTCGACCTTCGTAAAACCAATGATATTCTTCTTCCGAATGTTCCAACTCCTTCTGAGACTCTTCAACTTCTACCAGTTGAGGTTTCTCAAGGAAATCTGGTGGAATCTCTTGGCGACACATTGGACATCGTTTGCTCTGATTAGCAACACCCTTTACACATAGATAGCAGTAAATATGACTGCAGGGTAATCTTGCAGGGTGAATGCAAGGCTGGAGACACACTGCACATTCTGGTACAACGGTAGGACCTAGTAGAGCGATATACAGAGTTATAGACTTCCAATCTTTCATATATAtgaagattaatttaaaagagatttacaagaataaattatcttttaattaaattatattttgaatataaatacaaataaaaatctaatgctgctacaatataatacataataagcGAAAGTATATTTCAAAGTATATTTTAGAAGTGTATTCCACAATGATTGAGTATGATTCATGATTGAGTataataatcgaaaataaaaatttgtaccTTCCTTTTCTTCGGCATCTTTATCCCTTTCCTTAATGGTGCTGCCAGATCTCTCCGCCTGTGCCATCGCGTGATCGAAAAGATTAAAGACGCCTCATCGATGTAACCAAGCTTTATCGTCTAATTTGTAAATACCAGCACGCGTCCTTTGTCAACATTCACGACTCGCGATGGTCGGCCATATTGCTTGTTTATCATGTGTCCGGGATTCTCAACCTCAATCATGCTGTTCCTTCACGtttagaaatgtttttttccgCCATTTTTATCGTTAGAATACAAATGTAATTGCTATTCTCGTAATCGTGAAATTGTAAAAGCTGTAGGGTTGCTATAAGTTTAATCGCGTGCAGTGAAATACGTGTAATATAATTTCGTTTTCAAAACTTAGAAATCAATGATATATTAGTATGTAGGAATTTCGTAAAGTGTTCAACTTGCCGTCTTGACAAGTATGAATGGTACATATATAGGTTAtctatacattataaaaataattatttagaatctttaacataataatagcaataggataatatttttttccgagataaagaataattataacaaacgttatttaaatcatacatgcgtattaattttttatatatcgtaatataaaatagtaa
This genomic window from Linepithema humile isolate Giens D197 chromosome 5, Lhum_UNIL_v1.0, whole genome shotgun sequence contains:
- the LOC105672690 gene encoding maternal protein tudor isoform X1 — encoded protein: MMQPSSEFVIFVTHVEPDDTYLKIWGQVDKSNAALVERQIYSLIEHFNQGYVSSSKANRLIGSLCCARFQTDGYYRAKILSIRPDNMMVVQFIDYGNIEILSPNDVHLMENIPGSESLQTVPAIAAEFILANVMPINCVWENRIIETIKRNLCYNEYRATSVHTMNNRCLIKLWYNNEDFSELLVKERMALPASIQDMFRPNLVLQPQIPIPQQSQMPMPYQPQNKGNVNNYVAMPIIQNPNMNHNTNIYHKTFCTGINQYKPAAQVVAPPQSSPVQEALVFKSRVLDIGSKHEVLISCVEDGPQKFSVQVESTKDVLTRLMNEINSRPKQSLQEPPLPGSVCLGRYTGDGVLCRAVVMSVMEHKCKLYYVDFGHTEVLPYTDIFQLPPEYINPKVLSIRFTLSGLKELNVTQEMKQYFTELVHRKVLVLHVRPPEGPPLIQYGDLYDNNVNIKDMLKKAFPPPAAAMPITHSYPQLRRLSKDIQEIVYVSYVESCKRFFVQLENGIRSLDSIMAGLTQYANTAAVLNIEQLKPGLPCAALYESQWYRAQILNIVGDQVKVVYVDYGNEEVLSILSIRAIHDDLVTKLPAQALKCALNGYEVLSSDQDVSTHFEKLTLEKRFYMKVVAAQPDGLLVDLFEFDTMRSIHPQLLNNIFCDKTDDSTISSRNEEVQHSIKTTNDFQSENKDRYNKKNNTDSWNHNQNAKSFQDNKPNTWRDEWSQEKQYDNNRREKLNYSHRDSPQNDRFSKDEGVNNRYSRDRNERSYNKYDKGEANTFNRGARGTTRDGGNRFGGNERRYNHNSFADKSTLSDKDSDSSKDGTKRGKSGFNRSFNDDRGGNRFDNKTDKFQTPNWNNKKPTKPIYRNEKFNGDYNKSNNEFRSEKSDTSNVSYNQINTCEWDSNNTNKTLQNNLIANAGSQFSSINITLGTMKNCEVVFINDPTDFFIQLNPDCLELDVIVENIAAFYENGGETMQVSQIQCGVCCIAQYSVDLKWYRAIIKSLEETSAIVKFIDYGNMESVDFTKIKIIQDEFLKLPMQAIQCKLFGLTNINANENKYTIFSEKVEGKSLQVEFVNEENGVYEVLLREIIEGEPNNNYINEEFCAGVDLTQTAALNKKALKVTTQEIPVVPDYAPFDSKWQVTSYEPEFTCDAIVTWFINPNKFYCQILTKEAEFKAMMNEIQKTYAGRKPVTHKLEVGSAVIAMFSEDKALYRAEVVSIEQKTTRAQVDAYVVQYIDFGNCAILSQRSIYSVEKKFMQLPKLAVQCSLKDIVPNNNLSWSEMDTDALDNCFNADKYECIFYDFSNNNYTVSLTHDGQNVSDMLVQKNLASFATKTFTETACVAETEVERMDINLLSGQTLKMRVSNVESTLRFHVQHPSASKCENIVDKYMADKNTEVMPRLSSHEMCLGAGCLINANGTWWRAVIIDCSRSTRFDVKLIDTGAYDEIQDSALALPGDLAIMQNQALECSLYNVPASPDLDKQLKEFEGKEVLIRVKEVEDNRLFVKLYDLSGNGIINTEEEDNKILPICPLPIISSTQKVSVSYAEHSASIWLQRYSDIELEAKLLEDLAQYYAEPRQKLKPEAHLLCAAKSLDNQWYRAKIISCTETTAYVHYIDYGNNEVLDLESIMVLEPQFYEPYMLTINVSLPITLIGTEAEQINILQTYLTDRELTAVFYNVHEKWTVDLMENEEKFSDKCRSLNLIKEEETAEKSATDRFDVYVSHVDSPSQFWLQRVDKVASLGYNQTQLQQEVFNFPTIDDVPEEGSLCAAVYSIDNLWYRAEVLDADEDITTVRFVDYGNTDVINNKVGNIRQIPESCKNLERFAQKCRLDIIPVDTEDWNETTCERFSNLVMSVDTLQALVVADTTPKRVELFINDKSVSETLVEEKHAVIINTEQEPVDEIVDLELDPHSAFVCHANSLDEFWVQEEKSVADLEVMADRFMVADMFPKIEDVKEGLLCVAKFPEDDQWYRARVISHDDKGTQVIYIDYGNSAVSTEIRTIPDDLANIPPLSRKCCLELPSHIKEWSEQAREEFINLSAEGATIFLLDVLKEQEKSSVKLTYNGQNVADILAGMCEQHSPVIEERLPPLGEENSPNVVISHINDPSEFWIQTESNMNELEVMSDRLQDAESFLTLNDLSIGTVCAARYPEDGYWYRAKIVRYENAAEVLYLDYGNSAITEELRMLPEDIVNIPILSKRCTLEKPSHIATWSEKACEKFKELAADGATMFEFQTLDEDDPIHVRLNLNGINVVDLLLSECENIPKVDEAPEVEEITETEVKNVSPNTEKNDDEKASNLNEIQQEPNNQMEELEDAIDEEVLNESSLESFNVNKEYEYKEEQNFEKNTASLSTIEENINETTDTNEISENISTIEINKDLDINDKMISTNLATNALCFERSSPVTELSVDDIIENMIKNAIDDRESREVVDSNLLVRNEEQSQAAAQIDTDELPSQTQSENMNKSLVTQILERTISDVTENVDSIKISSEEQLQDITQLDTSHIEEQKIHAEMQSDVNEPPEPQTSETIPDLSEEQQIPKSVNDASNLNGTHNLETQSENIDTDNSSNTSSGSACTIKTAESVTKTDPDKQNDNSRRPSKDETTPRCTLTDELPASDPEAQHPVVQKIPHSEKLVTAAVNPIVQTATDSANQDDEAVVDNIPKHTV